From Cyclopterus lumpus isolate fCycLum1 chromosome 2, fCycLum1.pri, whole genome shotgun sequence, a single genomic window includes:
- the mcf2la gene encoding guanine nucleotide exchange factor DBS isoform X5, whose amino-acid sequence MSRAILFSPSEEERDGMEECTGRREHAGERFVCISVEEMESYYRYTQGCQQLHHDILHREDGPLCAAEIGSELQKQFAILPGGRGMDGNPIIVFPEFPDFNELEEDEVQHVLGYLSSIPSVAASAVGFILVIDRRLDRWAAVRATLLRIAGSFPGNLHLVLVLRPTTFLQRTLSDFLFKYNKDEFKMKVVMLSSVTELHAYIDPGQLTTELGGTQEYRHDSWISHRTAIEAFALMVKTTAQTLQAFGTELAETELPNDAEATTNLLHTHTLKKDKMKEDLQVALSQGGRLLECINEPLQTDPEYSRTNDELENLDTVQRLLGQLDETEMAFDDFWERHRTKLEQCLQLRHFEEHFREVRAQLDVTSERLSGFSEVSVSPAHAEHVLRELSGHEDKACEALDRALSLACEGDRLIDNSHYAEDSIRPKCSELRGVCEEISSTLRSKKSLLLRAMELHHALEKASRWCEKGIFLLASQPVDRCQSQDGAEAALQELERYLDTATLHTVADRGAICCQYEAVLTAQLRDQVEGVFLKQSSVQEMFEKRRVSLKKLAAKQTRPIQPVAPRPEVKSPLSSPNQQRKERRYSADNAIYKRVESPIHNGAIRQASLSEEEENLAVLRRHVMNELLETERAYVEELLCVLEGYAAEMDNPAMAPLIPSTLLNKKVVLFGNMSEIHQFHKRTFLKELEAYTDCPELVGRCFLERMKDLQIYEAYCQNKPRSESLWRQCSDCAFFQECQKKLEHKLGLDSYLLKPVQRITKYQLLLKELLKYSKGCDGCDDLQEALSSILGILKAVNDSMHLIAITGYEGNLSDLGRLLMQGSFSVWTEHKKGHAKVKDLARFKPMQRHLFLHEKALLFCKRREENGEGYEKAPSYSFKHSLSMTAVGITESAKGDNKKFEVWCNSRDEVFIAQAPTPEIKTSWVNEIRKVLTQQLRACRVPVLDASQQKGSDSVFPSPTSNSSSISLSPFRSSVHKNPKKQEERKAETSSVSDSSSSPKHKEPAPHVTLSRVRWMSTSSLLQNKRRGWNKASLSVDASEENDGYSSGEDPMNSDPEDEVARKLAPGKYTVVADCEKAGPQELSVKSGDMVELIKEGEEGQWFVKNRSSSKEGWVAAANLLSLISESKSSQSLSSSDGSVSGNLSTSSSCSETYTSFSDIKP is encoded by the exons atGACATCCTGCACAGGGAGGATGGTCCTCTGTGTGCAGCAGAAATCGGCTCCGAACTCCAAAAACAATTTGCCATCCTGCCAG GGGGCCGCGGGATGGACGGCAACCCCATCATCGTCTTCCCAGAGTTCCCGGATTTCAacgagctggaggaggacgaggtccAACATGTCCTCGGCTACCTCAGCAGCATCCCCAG CGTTGCAGCATCAGCAGTGGGTTTCATCCTGGTCATCGACAGACGACTGGACCGATGGGCCGCCGTCAGGGCTACCCTGCTCCGCATCGCT GGTTCATTTCCAGGGAACTTACATTTGGTTCTGGTGTTGCGTCCCACTACTTTTCTCCAGCGGACTCTGTCAGACTTCCTGTTCAAGTACAACAAGGATGAGTTCAAGATGAAG GTGGTGATGCTGAGTTCGGTGACTGAGCTCCATGCCTATATCGACCCGGGACAACTGACCACAGAGCTGGGAGGAACGCAGGAATACCGCCATGACAGCTGGATCTCACACCGcact GCAATTGAGGCGTTCGCCCTCATGGTGAAGACCACGGCTCAGACCCTGCAGGCGTTTGGCACTGAGCTTGCGGAGACGGAATTACCCAACGATGCCGAGGCCACCACCAACCtgctgcacacgcacactctgaAGAAGGACAAGATGAAG GAGGACCTGCAGGTGGCTCTGTCTCAGGGGGGCCGCCTGTTGGAGTGTATCAACGAGCCCCTACAGACAGACCCTGAATACAGCAGGACCAACGACGAGCTGGAAAACTTAGATACCGTACAGAG aCTCCTGGGTCAGCTGGACGAAACGGAGATGGCGTTTGATGATTTCTGGGAGCGTCACCGCACCAAGCTGGAGCAGTGTCTGCAGCTGCGCCATTTTGAAGAGCACTTCCGTGAA GTGCGCGCCCAGCTCGACGTGACATCAGAGCGGCTGTCGGGTTTCTCTGAGGTCAGCGTAAGCCCCGCCCACGCTGAGCACGTCCTCCGAGAGctcagtggacacgaggacaaaGCCTGt GAGGCGCTGGACCGTGCCCTGTCCCTGGCCTGTGAAGGTGACAGGCTGATAGACAATTCCCACTACGCAGAGGACTCCATCAGGCCCAAGTGCAGCGAGCTGAGAGGAGTGTGCGAGGAGATCAGCTCCACCCTGAGGAGCAAGAAGAGCCTCCTGCTCAGGGCGATGGAGCTCCACCACGCTCTGGAGAAG GCATCGCGGTGGTGTGAGAAGGGCATCTTCCTGTTGGCCAGTCAGCCAGTGGACCGCTGTCAGTCTCAGGATGGAGCTGAAGCGGCTCTGCAGGAACTGGAGCGATACCTGGACACGGCGACGCTGCACACCGTCGCCGACCGCGGCGCCATATGCTGCCAGTATGAGGCGGTGCTCACAGCTCAGCTCAGG GACCAGGTGGAGGGAGTTTTCCTGAAGCAAAGCTCCGTTCAGGAGATGTTTGAGAAGAGACGCGTGAGCCTGAAGAAACTCGCCGCCAAACAGACCAGACCAATCCAGCCAGTGGCACCGAGACCTGAAGTGAAGTCTCCACTCTCCTCTCCCA atcaacagagaaaagagagaagatatTCTGCAGATAATGCCATCTACAAAAGG gtggaGTCTCCCATACATAACGGGGCCATCAGACAAGCTTCTCTctcagaagaggaagaaaacctGGCAGTGCTTCGGCG TCACGTGATGAATGAGCTGCTGGAGACGGAGAGAGCCTATGTGGAGGAGCTACTGTGTGTGCTGGAG GGCTATGCGGCCGAGATGGACAACCCAGCCATGGCCCCCCTCATCCCCAGCACCCTGCTGAACAAGAAGGTCGTCCTGTTTGGCAACATGTCTGAAATACATCAGTTTCATAAGAG GACGTTTCTTAAAGAGCTGGAGGCGTACACTGACTGCCCCGAACTAGTGGGCCGCTGTTTTTTAGAGAGG ATGAAGGACCTGCAGATCTACGAGGCGTACTGCCAGAATAAACCTCGCTCTGAGAGCTTGTGGAGACAGTGCTCCGACTGTGCCTTCTTCCAG GAGTGCCAGAAGAAGCTGGAACATAAACTTGGTTTGGACTCCTACCTCCTTAAACCTGTCCAGAGAATCACCAAGTACCAGCTACTGCTGAAG GAGTTGTTGAAGTACAGCAAGGGGTGCGACGGCTGCGATGACCTACAGGAAGCGCTCTCCTCCATCCTGGGGATCTTGAAGGCTGTTAACGACTCCATGCACCTCATCGCCATCACGGGATACGAG GGCAACCTGTCGGATCTGGGTCGCTTGCTGATGCAGGGTTCCTTCAGCGTGTGGACGGAGCATAAAAAAGGTCACGCCAAGGTCAAAGACCTGGCCCGCTTCAAGCCCATGCAGAGGCACTTGTTCCTGCACGAGAAGGCGCTGCTCTTCTgcaagaggagggaggagaacgGGGAGGGCTACGAGAAAGCTCCGTCTTACAGCTTCAAGCACTCCCTCAGT ATGACTGCGGTGGGCATTACAGAGAGCGCGAAAGGCGACAACAAGAAGTTTGAGGTTTGGTGTAACTCCAGAGACGAAGTCTTTATAGCCCAG GCTCCAACACCAGAGATTAAAACGTCGTGGGTGAACGAGATCCGCAAAGTTCTGACCCAACAGCTCAGAGCCTGCAGAG TTCCTGTTTTAGATGCCAGTCAGCAGAAGGGCTCAGACTCCGTTTTCCCGAGTCCCACCAGCAACAGCAGCTCCATCTCCCTCAG TCCCTTTCGTAGCAGTGTTCATAAAAATCCGAAGAagcaagaggagaggaaggcgGAGACGAGCTCGGTGTCCGACTCTTCTTCGTCCCCGAAACACAAAg AGCCGGCTCCCCATGTCACTCTGAGCAGAGTCAGATGGATGAGTACCTCTAGTCTGTTACAGAACAAGCGGCGAG GCTGGAACAAGGCTTCTCTCTCGGTGGATGCCTCAGAGGAGAACGATGGTTACTCCAGCGGCGAGGACCCCATGAACTCTGACCCCGAGGACGAAGTAGCAAGGAAGCTG GCTCCAGGAAAGTACACGGTGGTAGCGGACTGCGAGAAGGCGGGACCTCAGGAGCTGTCTGTCAAGAGCGGAGACATGGTGGAGCTAAtcaaagaaggagaggagggacagTG GTTTGTGAAGAACCGCAGCAGCAGTAAGGAGGGCTGGGTGGCAGCAGCAAACCTCCTCAGCCTCATCTCAGAGTCCAAGTCATCCCAGTCGCTCAGCAGCTCAg ACGGCAGCGTCTCGGGGAACCTCAGCACTTCTTCCAGCTGCAGCGAGACCTACACCAGCTTCTCCGACATCAAACCCTGA
- the mcf2la gene encoding guanine nucleotide exchange factor DBS isoform X1, whose product MSLLELVQDGGEVLSGLLHNLSASIGLLTRHARSESCGPTDDILHREDGPLCAAEIGSELQKQFAILPGGRGMDGNPIIVFPEFPDFNELEEDEVQHVLGYLSSIPSVAASAVGFILVIDRRLDRWAAVRATLLRIAGSFPGNLHLVLVLRPTTFLQRTLSDFLFKYNKDEFKMKVVMLSSVTELHAYIDPGQLTTELGGTQEYRHDSWISHRTAIEAFALMVKTTAQTLQAFGTELAETELPNDAEATTNLLHTHTLKKDKMKEDLQVALSQGGRLLECINEPLQTDPEYSRTNDELENLDTVQRLLGQLDETEMAFDDFWERHRTKLEQCLQLRHFEEHFREVRAQLDVTSERLSGFSEVSVSPAHAEHVLRELSGHEDKACEALDRALSLACEGDRLIDNSHYAEDSIRPKCSELRGVCEEISSTLRSKKSLLLRAMELHHALEKASRWCEKGIFLLASQPVDRCQSQDGAEAALQELERYLDTATLHTVADRGAICCQYEAVLTAQLRDQVEGVFLKQSSVQEMFEKRRVSLKKLAAKQTRPIQPVAPRPEVKSPLSSPNQQRKERRYSADNAIYKRVESPIHNGAIRQASLSEEEENLAVLRRHVMNELLETERAYVEELLCVLEGYAAEMDNPAMAPLIPSTLLNKKVVLFGNMSEIHQFHKRTFLKELEAYTDCPELVGRCFLERMKDLQIYEAYCQNKPRSESLWRQCSDCAFFQECQKKLEHKLGLDSYLLKPVQRITKYQLLLKELLKYSKGCDGCDDLQEALSSILGILKAVNDSMHLIAITGYEGNLSDLGRLLMQGSFSVWTEHKKGHAKVKDLARFKPMQRHLFLHEKALLFCKRREENGEGYEKAPSYSFKHSLSMTAVGITESAKGDNKKFEVWCNSRDEVFIAQAPTPEIKTSWVNEIRKVLTQQLRACRVPVLDASQQKGSDSVFPSPTSNSSSISLSPFRSSVHKNPKKQEERKAETSSVSDSSSSPKHKGWNKASLSVDASEENDGYSSGEDPMNSDPEDEVARKLAPGKYTVVADCEKAGPQELSVKSGDMVELIKEGEEGQWFVKNRSSSKEGWVAAANLLSLISESKSSQSLSSSDGSVSGNLSTSSSCSETYTSFSDIKP is encoded by the exons atGACATCCTGCACAGGGAGGATGGTCCTCTGTGTGCAGCAGAAATCGGCTCCGAACTCCAAAAACAATTTGCCATCCTGCCAG GGGGCCGCGGGATGGACGGCAACCCCATCATCGTCTTCCCAGAGTTCCCGGATTTCAacgagctggaggaggacgaggtccAACATGTCCTCGGCTACCTCAGCAGCATCCCCAG CGTTGCAGCATCAGCAGTGGGTTTCATCCTGGTCATCGACAGACGACTGGACCGATGGGCCGCCGTCAGGGCTACCCTGCTCCGCATCGCT GGTTCATTTCCAGGGAACTTACATTTGGTTCTGGTGTTGCGTCCCACTACTTTTCTCCAGCGGACTCTGTCAGACTTCCTGTTCAAGTACAACAAGGATGAGTTCAAGATGAAG GTGGTGATGCTGAGTTCGGTGACTGAGCTCCATGCCTATATCGACCCGGGACAACTGACCACAGAGCTGGGAGGAACGCAGGAATACCGCCATGACAGCTGGATCTCACACCGcact GCAATTGAGGCGTTCGCCCTCATGGTGAAGACCACGGCTCAGACCCTGCAGGCGTTTGGCACTGAGCTTGCGGAGACGGAATTACCCAACGATGCCGAGGCCACCACCAACCtgctgcacacgcacactctgaAGAAGGACAAGATGAAG GAGGACCTGCAGGTGGCTCTGTCTCAGGGGGGCCGCCTGTTGGAGTGTATCAACGAGCCCCTACAGACAGACCCTGAATACAGCAGGACCAACGACGAGCTGGAAAACTTAGATACCGTACAGAG aCTCCTGGGTCAGCTGGACGAAACGGAGATGGCGTTTGATGATTTCTGGGAGCGTCACCGCACCAAGCTGGAGCAGTGTCTGCAGCTGCGCCATTTTGAAGAGCACTTCCGTGAA GTGCGCGCCCAGCTCGACGTGACATCAGAGCGGCTGTCGGGTTTCTCTGAGGTCAGCGTAAGCCCCGCCCACGCTGAGCACGTCCTCCGAGAGctcagtggacacgaggacaaaGCCTGt GAGGCGCTGGACCGTGCCCTGTCCCTGGCCTGTGAAGGTGACAGGCTGATAGACAATTCCCACTACGCAGAGGACTCCATCAGGCCCAAGTGCAGCGAGCTGAGAGGAGTGTGCGAGGAGATCAGCTCCACCCTGAGGAGCAAGAAGAGCCTCCTGCTCAGGGCGATGGAGCTCCACCACGCTCTGGAGAAG GCATCGCGGTGGTGTGAGAAGGGCATCTTCCTGTTGGCCAGTCAGCCAGTGGACCGCTGTCAGTCTCAGGATGGAGCTGAAGCGGCTCTGCAGGAACTGGAGCGATACCTGGACACGGCGACGCTGCACACCGTCGCCGACCGCGGCGCCATATGCTGCCAGTATGAGGCGGTGCTCACAGCTCAGCTCAGG GACCAGGTGGAGGGAGTTTTCCTGAAGCAAAGCTCCGTTCAGGAGATGTTTGAGAAGAGACGCGTGAGCCTGAAGAAACTCGCCGCCAAACAGACCAGACCAATCCAGCCAGTGGCACCGAGACCTGAAGTGAAGTCTCCACTCTCCTCTCCCA atcaacagagaaaagagagaagatatTCTGCAGATAATGCCATCTACAAAAGG gtggaGTCTCCCATACATAACGGGGCCATCAGACAAGCTTCTCTctcagaagaggaagaaaacctGGCAGTGCTTCGGCG TCACGTGATGAATGAGCTGCTGGAGACGGAGAGAGCCTATGTGGAGGAGCTACTGTGTGTGCTGGAG GGCTATGCGGCCGAGATGGACAACCCAGCCATGGCCCCCCTCATCCCCAGCACCCTGCTGAACAAGAAGGTCGTCCTGTTTGGCAACATGTCTGAAATACATCAGTTTCATAAGAG GACGTTTCTTAAAGAGCTGGAGGCGTACACTGACTGCCCCGAACTAGTGGGCCGCTGTTTTTTAGAGAGG ATGAAGGACCTGCAGATCTACGAGGCGTACTGCCAGAATAAACCTCGCTCTGAGAGCTTGTGGAGACAGTGCTCCGACTGTGCCTTCTTCCAG GAGTGCCAGAAGAAGCTGGAACATAAACTTGGTTTGGACTCCTACCTCCTTAAACCTGTCCAGAGAATCACCAAGTACCAGCTACTGCTGAAG GAGTTGTTGAAGTACAGCAAGGGGTGCGACGGCTGCGATGACCTACAGGAAGCGCTCTCCTCCATCCTGGGGATCTTGAAGGCTGTTAACGACTCCATGCACCTCATCGCCATCACGGGATACGAG GGCAACCTGTCGGATCTGGGTCGCTTGCTGATGCAGGGTTCCTTCAGCGTGTGGACGGAGCATAAAAAAGGTCACGCCAAGGTCAAAGACCTGGCCCGCTTCAAGCCCATGCAGAGGCACTTGTTCCTGCACGAGAAGGCGCTGCTCTTCTgcaagaggagggaggagaacgGGGAGGGCTACGAGAAAGCTCCGTCTTACAGCTTCAAGCACTCCCTCAGT ATGACTGCGGTGGGCATTACAGAGAGCGCGAAAGGCGACAACAAGAAGTTTGAGGTTTGGTGTAACTCCAGAGACGAAGTCTTTATAGCCCAG GCTCCAACACCAGAGATTAAAACGTCGTGGGTGAACGAGATCCGCAAAGTTCTGACCCAACAGCTCAGAGCCTGCAGAG TTCCTGTTTTAGATGCCAGTCAGCAGAAGGGCTCAGACTCCGTTTTCCCGAGTCCCACCAGCAACAGCAGCTCCATCTCCCTCAG TCCCTTTCGTAGCAGTGTTCATAAAAATCCGAAGAagcaagaggagaggaaggcgGAGACGAGCTCGGTGTCCGACTCTTCTTCGTCCCCGAAACACAAAg GCTGGAACAAGGCTTCTCTCTCGGTGGATGCCTCAGAGGAGAACGATGGTTACTCCAGCGGCGAGGACCCCATGAACTCTGACCCCGAGGACGAAGTAGCAAGGAAGCTG GCTCCAGGAAAGTACACGGTGGTAGCGGACTGCGAGAAGGCGGGACCTCAGGAGCTGTCTGTCAAGAGCGGAGACATGGTGGAGCTAAtcaaagaaggagaggagggacagTG GTTTGTGAAGAACCGCAGCAGCAGTAAGGAGGGCTGGGTGGCAGCAGCAAACCTCCTCAGCCTCATCTCAGAGTCCAAGTCATCCCAGTCGCTCAGCAGCTCAg ACGGCAGCGTCTCGGGGAACCTCAGCACTTCTTCCAGCTGCAGCGAGACCTACACCAGCTTCTCCGACATCAAACCCTGA
- the mcf2la gene encoding guanine nucleotide exchange factor DBS isoform X3: MSANLFCGCRPAEGKPNQKCRRTRRRDDILHREDGPLCAAEIGSELQKQFAILPGGRGMDGNPIIVFPEFPDFNELEEDEVQHVLGYLSSIPSVAASAVGFILVIDRRLDRWAAVRATLLRIAGSFPGNLHLVLVLRPTTFLQRTLSDFLFKYNKDEFKMKVVMLSSVTELHAYIDPGQLTTELGGTQEYRHDSWISHRTAIEAFALMVKTTAQTLQAFGTELAETELPNDAEATTNLLHTHTLKKDKMKEDLQVALSQGGRLLECINEPLQTDPEYSRTNDELENLDTVQRLLGQLDETEMAFDDFWERHRTKLEQCLQLRHFEEHFREVRAQLDVTSERLSGFSEVSVSPAHAEHVLRELSGHEDKACEALDRALSLACEGDRLIDNSHYAEDSIRPKCSELRGVCEEISSTLRSKKSLLLRAMELHHALEKASRWCEKGIFLLASQPVDRCQSQDGAEAALQELERYLDTATLHTVADRGAICCQYEAVLTAQLRDQVEGVFLKQSSVQEMFEKRRVSLKKLAAKQTRPIQPVAPRPEVKSPLSSPNQQRKERRYSADNAIYKRVESPIHNGAIRQASLSEEEENLAVLRRHVMNELLETERAYVEELLCVLEGYAAEMDNPAMAPLIPSTLLNKKVVLFGNMSEIHQFHKRTFLKELEAYTDCPELVGRCFLERMKDLQIYEAYCQNKPRSESLWRQCSDCAFFQECQKKLEHKLGLDSYLLKPVQRITKYQLLLKELLKYSKGCDGCDDLQEALSSILGILKAVNDSMHLIAITGYEGNLSDLGRLLMQGSFSVWTEHKKGHAKVKDLARFKPMQRHLFLHEKALLFCKRREENGEGYEKAPSYSFKHSLSMTAVGITESAKGDNKKFEVWCNSRDEVFIAQAPTPEIKTSWVNEIRKVLTQQLRACRVPVLDASQQKGSDSVFPSPTSNSSSISLSPFRSSVHKNPKKQEERKAETSSVSDSSSSPKHKGWNKASLSVDASEENDGYSSGEDPMNSDPEDEVARKLAPGKYTVVADCEKAGPQELSVKSGDMVELIKEGEEGQWFVKNRSSSKEGWVAAANLLSLISESKSSQSLSSSDGSVSGNLSTSSSCSETYTSFSDIKP; the protein is encoded by the exons atGACATCCTGCACAGGGAGGATGGTCCTCTGTGTGCAGCAGAAATCGGCTCCGAACTCCAAAAACAATTTGCCATCCTGCCAG GGGGCCGCGGGATGGACGGCAACCCCATCATCGTCTTCCCAGAGTTCCCGGATTTCAacgagctggaggaggacgaggtccAACATGTCCTCGGCTACCTCAGCAGCATCCCCAG CGTTGCAGCATCAGCAGTGGGTTTCATCCTGGTCATCGACAGACGACTGGACCGATGGGCCGCCGTCAGGGCTACCCTGCTCCGCATCGCT GGTTCATTTCCAGGGAACTTACATTTGGTTCTGGTGTTGCGTCCCACTACTTTTCTCCAGCGGACTCTGTCAGACTTCCTGTTCAAGTACAACAAGGATGAGTTCAAGATGAAG GTGGTGATGCTGAGTTCGGTGACTGAGCTCCATGCCTATATCGACCCGGGACAACTGACCACAGAGCTGGGAGGAACGCAGGAATACCGCCATGACAGCTGGATCTCACACCGcact GCAATTGAGGCGTTCGCCCTCATGGTGAAGACCACGGCTCAGACCCTGCAGGCGTTTGGCACTGAGCTTGCGGAGACGGAATTACCCAACGATGCCGAGGCCACCACCAACCtgctgcacacgcacactctgaAGAAGGACAAGATGAAG GAGGACCTGCAGGTGGCTCTGTCTCAGGGGGGCCGCCTGTTGGAGTGTATCAACGAGCCCCTACAGACAGACCCTGAATACAGCAGGACCAACGACGAGCTGGAAAACTTAGATACCGTACAGAG aCTCCTGGGTCAGCTGGACGAAACGGAGATGGCGTTTGATGATTTCTGGGAGCGTCACCGCACCAAGCTGGAGCAGTGTCTGCAGCTGCGCCATTTTGAAGAGCACTTCCGTGAA GTGCGCGCCCAGCTCGACGTGACATCAGAGCGGCTGTCGGGTTTCTCTGAGGTCAGCGTAAGCCCCGCCCACGCTGAGCACGTCCTCCGAGAGctcagtggacacgaggacaaaGCCTGt GAGGCGCTGGACCGTGCCCTGTCCCTGGCCTGTGAAGGTGACAGGCTGATAGACAATTCCCACTACGCAGAGGACTCCATCAGGCCCAAGTGCAGCGAGCTGAGAGGAGTGTGCGAGGAGATCAGCTCCACCCTGAGGAGCAAGAAGAGCCTCCTGCTCAGGGCGATGGAGCTCCACCACGCTCTGGAGAAG GCATCGCGGTGGTGTGAGAAGGGCATCTTCCTGTTGGCCAGTCAGCCAGTGGACCGCTGTCAGTCTCAGGATGGAGCTGAAGCGGCTCTGCAGGAACTGGAGCGATACCTGGACACGGCGACGCTGCACACCGTCGCCGACCGCGGCGCCATATGCTGCCAGTATGAGGCGGTGCTCACAGCTCAGCTCAGG GACCAGGTGGAGGGAGTTTTCCTGAAGCAAAGCTCCGTTCAGGAGATGTTTGAGAAGAGACGCGTGAGCCTGAAGAAACTCGCCGCCAAACAGACCAGACCAATCCAGCCAGTGGCACCGAGACCTGAAGTGAAGTCTCCACTCTCCTCTCCCA atcaacagagaaaagagagaagatatTCTGCAGATAATGCCATCTACAAAAGG gtggaGTCTCCCATACATAACGGGGCCATCAGACAAGCTTCTCTctcagaagaggaagaaaacctGGCAGTGCTTCGGCG TCACGTGATGAATGAGCTGCTGGAGACGGAGAGAGCCTATGTGGAGGAGCTACTGTGTGTGCTGGAG GGCTATGCGGCCGAGATGGACAACCCAGCCATGGCCCCCCTCATCCCCAGCACCCTGCTGAACAAGAAGGTCGTCCTGTTTGGCAACATGTCTGAAATACATCAGTTTCATAAGAG GACGTTTCTTAAAGAGCTGGAGGCGTACACTGACTGCCCCGAACTAGTGGGCCGCTGTTTTTTAGAGAGG ATGAAGGACCTGCAGATCTACGAGGCGTACTGCCAGAATAAACCTCGCTCTGAGAGCTTGTGGAGACAGTGCTCCGACTGTGCCTTCTTCCAG GAGTGCCAGAAGAAGCTGGAACATAAACTTGGTTTGGACTCCTACCTCCTTAAACCTGTCCAGAGAATCACCAAGTACCAGCTACTGCTGAAG GAGTTGTTGAAGTACAGCAAGGGGTGCGACGGCTGCGATGACCTACAGGAAGCGCTCTCCTCCATCCTGGGGATCTTGAAGGCTGTTAACGACTCCATGCACCTCATCGCCATCACGGGATACGAG GGCAACCTGTCGGATCTGGGTCGCTTGCTGATGCAGGGTTCCTTCAGCGTGTGGACGGAGCATAAAAAAGGTCACGCCAAGGTCAAAGACCTGGCCCGCTTCAAGCCCATGCAGAGGCACTTGTTCCTGCACGAGAAGGCGCTGCTCTTCTgcaagaggagggaggagaacgGGGAGGGCTACGAGAAAGCTCCGTCTTACAGCTTCAAGCACTCCCTCAGT ATGACTGCGGTGGGCATTACAGAGAGCGCGAAAGGCGACAACAAGAAGTTTGAGGTTTGGTGTAACTCCAGAGACGAAGTCTTTATAGCCCAG GCTCCAACACCAGAGATTAAAACGTCGTGGGTGAACGAGATCCGCAAAGTTCTGACCCAACAGCTCAGAGCCTGCAGAG TTCCTGTTTTAGATGCCAGTCAGCAGAAGGGCTCAGACTCCGTTTTCCCGAGTCCCACCAGCAACAGCAGCTCCATCTCCCTCAG TCCCTTTCGTAGCAGTGTTCATAAAAATCCGAAGAagcaagaggagaggaaggcgGAGACGAGCTCGGTGTCCGACTCTTCTTCGTCCCCGAAACACAAAg GCTGGAACAAGGCTTCTCTCTCGGTGGATGCCTCAGAGGAGAACGATGGTTACTCCAGCGGCGAGGACCCCATGAACTCTGACCCCGAGGACGAAGTAGCAAGGAAGCTG GCTCCAGGAAAGTACACGGTGGTAGCGGACTGCGAGAAGGCGGGACCTCAGGAGCTGTCTGTCAAGAGCGGAGACATGGTGGAGCTAAtcaaagaaggagaggagggacagTG GTTTGTGAAGAACCGCAGCAGCAGTAAGGAGGGCTGGGTGGCAGCAGCAAACCTCCTCAGCCTCATCTCAGAGTCCAAGTCATCCCAGTCGCTCAGCAGCTCAg ACGGCAGCGTCTCGGGGAACCTCAGCACTTCTTCCAGCTGCAGCGAGACCTACACCAGCTTCTCCGACATCAAACCCTGA